In Betta splendens chromosome 19, fBetSpl5.4, whole genome shotgun sequence, the following proteins share a genomic window:
- the LOC114850850 gene encoding protein NLRC3-like — MKQEELADCLQRSSAALCQDQLKSRLKQKFHCVFEGIAKAGKPTLLNQIYTELYITEGGTGEVNAEHEVRQIETASRKPDRAETSIRPEDVFKGSAGRDGAIRTVMTKGVAGIGKTVLTQKFTLDWAEGKANQDIHFTFPFTFRELNLLKEQKFSLVEPVHHFFTETKAAGICRFEEIEVVFILDGLDECRLPLDFNKTKTLTDVTESTSVDVLLTNMIRGNLLPSARLWITTRPAAANQVPPGCVDMVTEVRGFTDPQKEEYFRKRFTDEQQATTIMSHIKTSRSLHIMCHIPVFCWITATVLEDLLETREGGELPKTLTEMYIHFLVVQTKVNNIKYDGGAETDPLWNKKSRKMIKSLGKLAFEQLQKGNLIFYESDLTECGIDVRAASVYSGVFTQVFKEEKGLYQDKAFCFIHLSVQEFLAALHVHLTFINSGVNLLSQLSWFKPFMIK, encoded by the exons atgaagcaggaggagctggctgactgtctgcaga GAtcttctgctgcactttgtcaggatcaacttaaatctcgcctgaagcagaagttccattgtgtgtttgaaggcatcgctaaagcaggaaagccaacccttctgaaccagatctacacagagctgtacatcacagagggagggactggagaggtcaacgctgaacatgaggtcagacagattgaaacagcctccaggaaaccagacagagcagaaacaagcatcagaccagaagacgtctttaaaggctcagctggaagagatggagccatcagaacagtgatgacaaagggagtggctggcattggaaaaacagtcctaacacagaagttcactctggactgggctgaaggcaaagccaaccaggacatacacttcacatttccattcacattcagagagctgaatttgctgaaagagcaaaagttcagcttggtggaacctgttcatcacttcttcactgaaaccaaagcagcaggaatctgcaggtttgaagAGATagaggttgttttcatcttggacggtctggatgagtgtcgacttccccTGGACTttaacaagactaaaaccctgactgatgtcacagagtccacctcagtggatgtgctgctgacaaacatgatcagggggaacctgcttccctctgctcgcctctggatcaccacacgacctgcagcagccaatcaggtccctcctgggtgtgttgacatggtgacagaggtcagagggttcactgacccacagaaggaggagtacttcaggaagaggttcacagatgagcagcaggccacaacaatcatgtcccacatcaagacgtcacgaagcctccacatcatgtgccacatcccagtcttctgctggatcactgctacggttctggaggatctgctggaaaccagagagggaggagagctgcccaagaccctgacggagatgtacatccacttcctggtggttcagaccaaagtgaataacatcaagtatgatggaggagctgagacagatccactctggaataaaaagagcaggaagatgattaagtctctgggaaaactggcttttgagcagctgcagaaaggaaacctgatcttctatgagtcagacctgacagagtgtggcatcgatgtcagagcagcctcagtttattcaggggtgttcacacaggtctttaaagaggaaaaagggctgtatcaggacaaggcgttctgcttcatccatctgagtgttcaggagtttctggctgctcttcatgtccatctgaccttcatcaactctggagtcaacctgctgtcacaaTTATCCTGGTTTAAACCTTTTATGATAAAATAG